AGACTTGAGCAACGAAAGTAAAAATCATATTGCCCTAGACAAAAATAAATGTCCGGCACCCATCTTGTGTAGGCATTGTGAGAAGCCAGAGTGCGTGTATACTTGTATGAGTGGTGCAATGACGAAGGATAAACATACAGGATTTGTTGCCTACAATGAAGAGCAGTGTTCCTCCTGCTTTATGTGTATTATGGCATGTCCCTATGGGGTCTTAAAGGCAGACGAAGTAGAAAAAACAGTGATACAAAAATGTGATATGTGCGGAGACAGGGAAATACCAAGATGTGTGGCGGACTGTCCAACTGGATGTTTAAGTATGGAAGGAGGTCAGTAGCATGAAATATTTAATACTAGGGGCAAGTGCGGCGGGAGTGAATGCAGGGAAAACAATAAGGGAATTAGATCCTAGCGGAGAAATAACTATTGTATCGAAGGATGAACATATCTACTCTAGATGTATGCTACACCATATCATAGGAGAAAAAAGAAATATGCAAGGAATCAACTTTACAGAAAAAGAATTTTGGGAAAGTTATAATATCCTGTGGAAAAAAGGTCTTTCAGCTAAAAAGTTAAATGTTGAAGAAAAAGCAGTGTTATTAGATAATGGAGAATACTTATCTTATGATAAGCTGCTTATAGCAACAGGTGCTTCTTCCTTTATCCCACCGGTTAAGAATCTGAGGGAAGGGAAGCGTATTTACGGTTTAAGAAATATAGAAGATGCTTTGACGGTAAAAAAAGAAGCTAAAAATGTAAAAAATGTGCTTGTACTAGGGGGAGGTTTGGTAGGTATAGATGCAGTTGTTGGTTTGATGGAGCAGGATGTAAAGGTATCATTGCTTGAGATGGCTGATAAAATACTCCCTCTGCAACTGGATCAATACACTTCTTCAAAGTATGAGGAAGCTTTTAAGGCGAGAGGTATAGAAATCTATACTGGAAGAAGCCTAAAGGAAGTCCTGTTAGATGAAGAAGGCAAGGTGAAGGCGATTAAGTTGGATAATGAGACATTGGTTAAATGCGAAATGATAATTGTTGCAACCGGAGTAAGGGCAAATATGGATTTTATTGAGGAAAGTACTATTAAGGTAGATGGAGGAATTGTTGCCAATAATAGATGTGAAACGAATATAAAGGATATTTATGCTGCCGGTGATGTATGCGGCAAAAATCCTATATGGCCTTTGGCGGTAAAACAGGGAATTGTTGCGGCACATAATATGGTTGGAGAAATCGTAGAGATGGATGATTTCTTTGGCTTGAGAAACTCTATGAATTTTCTCGGTATTCCAACAGTTTCCCTAGGCATTGCGGATGCACCAGATGAAAGCTATAAAGTATTGATTGAAAAAGACAAAGAAAGTTATAAAAAAGTTATTTACAAGGATGGTATAATTTATGGAGCCATTCTCCAAGGGGATATAGGTTATGCTGGTGTATTAACCCATCTTATAAAAAATAAAATAGATTTATCTCAAATCAATAAAGATATATTTGAAATAAATTACGCAGACTTTTTTAGCTTAAAAGAAAATGGTGAGTACCAGTACGCAATATAAGACTATCTTGATTTTTAAACTTCCATGATGATATACTATACGTGAACTAAGTAAGGTTAAGTGTATAGATATACGTCTCAGAACTGTAATGATAGTAAGGATCACATTGCAATCCCTGAATATATCTTTTAACTAAGGGGAAAACATAAACTTAGTATAATAAAGCTCAAGTTTAAAAACGTATGTCTATAAAAAGAGACTTAATTCAGGGGGAGTTTTTACTCCCATTGAATTGTAGGCCAATTTATTTCGAGGATGTAGTGCTTGATCTCCCACTTCTTAAAGTGGATGTCTTAGCAATACACCGAAGGATAAAGAAGGGGATATGCTGATTTAAGAAGTTCTTTTATGCTTAGAAATGACATGAAATTCACAATTTTATGTCTAAAAAGTTCACTATGGAAATGGAGGTTATATTTTGAAAGTAATCGTTGAAAGCTTTACTATGGATCATACAAAAGTTAAGGCTCCCTTTGTTAGAAAATGCGGTAATATTACTACACCGAAGGGTGATACCATAACAAAATTTGATTTAAGGTTTACACAACCTAATGCTGAAGCCATGCCTACTGCTGCCATTCATGCTTTAGAACATCTTTTGGCAGGATATCTTCGGGAAGAATTATCAGATATTATAGATATTTCCCCTATGGGATGTCGAACTGGTTTTTATCTGATCAAGTTAGGAGAGAGCTCAGAGGAAGAAGTGGCTTTAGCACTTATAAGTGCTTTAACAAAAGTAATAAATGCTGATGAAATTCCTGCGGTAAACCCTATACAATGTGGTAATTATAGAGATATGTCTTTGTTTGGCGCTAAAGAATATGGGAAAGAAGTACTAACAAAATTAGAAAATAGGTATAAGAAGTAAGTATAAAAAATAAGACGAATAACAACAAACCATATGTTTTCAAAGAAAATGTATGGTTTGTTGTTGTTTGCACAAAGTAGAAATATAGTATAAGGAAAATCTTGTCAATTTATTTTATAAATTAGGACTTTTTTATGTTTTTTTGTAACCTAAAGAAAATTTTACAGAAAAAAAGAGGGATTTCTACAAAAAAATAGAATTAAATAACTTATGAGTTTAAATATCTATCAATTTAAGGTGGTGAATTATTTGAAAGTACCAAAGATAAGGGTCAAATTACTAGCCACATCTGTAGTGATGTTTATGATGTTATTGACCTCTTTTGCATCAGGGCAGGCCAATGAAGCTACTATCATTGCCAATCAAGGAATTTTAAGAAGGACGGCAAATTTTGAGGGTGATGTAGTAGAAACACTGGCACTAGGGACACAAGTACTCCTTCAAGAAAAGAGCGGTGATTGGTACCGTGTTCAACTAACAAATGGTATAACGGAAGGATGGATGTACAAAGACCTTATTGCAGTAAATGGTGAAAAGGGTAGTTCCTTAAAGAAGGGTATTACCACTGCCAGTACATTAAATGTAAGAGGAACGCCTTCTCTACAAGGAAGTGTTGTTACACAGCTGTCCAGTGGCTCTGAAGTAACAATTTTAAGTCAGGAAGAAGAATGGTATCAAGTACAGTTAAGTCAAGGGCCAAAAGGTTTTGTGCATAGTGACTTCATAGAAGTAGTGCCTAATTTCCCACAAGCGCAAGTATTAGAGAACAATAGCAAGGTAAGGACAACGGCGAATTTACAGGCAGAGACGATTGTAACTTTGAACAAAGCTGATATTATTTTTATAAAGGGCTATCAAGATGGATGGTATAATGTAGTGACTAAGGACTTTATTGAAGGTTGGATAAGCAATGAAGTAGTGGAACTGCAGGTGAATGTTGTAAGACCAGTGAATCGTTCTGGTACAAGATCTAATGGGTTGAGCAATATTAAAACCGTAGCAGAAAAGTACATAGGCACACCCTATAGATATGCTACTGCCGGACCGAATAGTTTTGATTGCTCAGGTTTTGTTTTTTACATATTAAATACTTACTATAAAGATTATTTAAATGAAAGAGGCATTGATCTACCTAGATCTTCAAGAGATCAAGCCAATGTAGGTGCATCAGTGAACAAAAGTCAATTGCAGACAGGAGACTTGGTGTTTTTCAATAATGGGACAACCAGTACCATTAACCATGTGGGGATTTATATTGGTAATAATCAATTTATCCATGCATCCTCCGGTAGAAGCATGGGCGTAATTATATCCTCTCTTGATGAAGCAAACTATAAAAGAAGATACGCAAAAGCAACTAGATTATAGACAAACAAATAGATGACCTAAATGATGATTTAGTGTCAGTTGGTTATATAAAGTACAATAAAAAATCAGGCTTAATTAAGCCTGATTTTTTATTTATGTAGATTTCTAAGAATTTTATACGTTGCTAGAGGATGAAGAATCATGGGTTTTAAGAGAGTTTAATATAGATTTCACATAATTTTGTGTTTCAGCAAAGGGTGGTATACCACCATAGCGATTGACATTGCCTGGACCTGCATTATAGGCAGCTAGAGATAGGGATAAATTCCCGTCATACTGATCTAAAAGCTGTCTTAAATACTTTGCCCCTCCTTCGATATTTTGTTGTGGATTCCACACATCAGTTACTTGAAGTTCTTTAGCAGTAGCGGGCATAAGCTGCATCAATCCTTGGGCACCAGCACGGGAAAGGGCTTTAGGGTTAAAGTTTGATTCAGCTTTAATAACAGATTTAATAAGGGCTGAAGAGAGGTTGTATTTTTCTGCTGCTGCATCAATATATTGATCAAAGTCCTTTGGAAGGTATTGCGTTTGCAAGTTAGCTACTTCATTGCGGAACATTTTACTAAAAGAGGTATTGGTAGTATTGGTGTTCATCGAAAAATTCAAATGAACAGGAATACGATTTTGGATTTCATGCATTTTTTGAGAAAAAATATCATTAACAAAATTTTTTATCATGGTATCAACTCCAATTATGGAATAATTTTATATAAGTTTATTATATATATAATAAGACAAGTATTCAATAAGTGTAAGAGCTATTTATGAAGATTATAAAAAATTTAATAAAATATGTAAGAAGAGGGGGTATTTTTATGAGAAAAAGACGATTGAAAATAAGACGAAATAAGAGAAGTTTTAATTACTTTTGGGTGATTACCTTTCTAATTATTATACCAGTAACAGCAGTGCTTATTGGATCTCGTATAACAGAACGAATCGTAGTGCCTGTTTTGTACTCAGATAGCCCATTGGAAGAGGGAATATTATCAGATATTATCAATAATAGTGATGATAATGATGAAACAGAGGTTGTAGATGAAGTAGAAACAAATGCAGAAACCATAACACCTTTGGAAGAAGTGGAAGATACGGAGCTTTTACCGCTATCCATTTATATGATTCAAATAGCCAGTGTATCGGATACAAGCAATATAGAAGAATTAGTAGAAGAACTAAATGAAAAGAAACTTTCTCATATAGTGTATAAGATAGACAATGCTTATAAAGTTTATACATTAGGGCTAACTGATAGGGGGTATGTTGAGGAACAATTACCTTCTATTAGAGCCTTCTATCCAGATGCCTATATAAGTGAATTGCATTTGCCGGCAAAGAAGATAACTTATTCTAAAGATGAAGAAGAAACAGGAAAAAATATTGTAAAAGATTTGAATAGTTTAATTGTAATCATAGATAAACAGGCCAAAGAATGGTATAATTTTATAAAAGGAGAAGGCGAATTAAACCAATATAGTAAATTATTAACAGAACACCAAGTATTAATGACACAACTATCAGAAAGACTTGATACAGATGTTTGGCCAGAAGGTTTGCCGGAAAAAAAAGCTATAGAAAAAATGGTACTTCACCAAGAAGGCAATATTAAAAAGACTACAGAGTTATTAGAAGATAAAGAAAACTTATATAGAGTACACAGTTTATTTCTAGATAGTTTATTTAGGACTTTAGAAACCATCAAATGATAAAATAACAGGAGGGGATGAAATGACGTTAAAGGAGGTCCAATTGCTGCTAGATGCTGAAATCTTGTGGGGAGAAAAATTTCTAAACAGAGAGATTAAAACTGCCTTTGCTTGTGATTTAATGAGTGATGTACTAGCTTTTGTAGATGATAAGACCTTGTTATTGACAGGTTTAGTAAATTCTCATACAATACGAACGGCAGAAATGATGGATATTGCAGCTATAGTTTTTGTTAGGGGCAAGAGCCCGGAAGAGGAAATTATTAAGCTGGCAGAAGAAAACGAAATCGTTATTATGTCAACAAAGTATATTATGTATGTTAGTTCGGGGATTTTATACTCTAAGGGTCTTAAAGGTGCTAACATTATACATAAATAGTTTATTGATTAAATTAAAATAGGAGGATGTGAGAACCATAAAATTATGTTATGCAGTAGAAAAAGATGATTTTACAAAAGCGGGACAGGCTTCTAGCAATATAAAGAAAGTATTAAGACAGTTGGGAATAGAGCCTAAAACCCTTAGAAGAATTGCTATAGCCACTTATGAAGCAGAAATGAACATCATTATTCATTCTGAGGGAGGCGTCATAGAAGTGGATATTTGCCCAGAAAAAGTTGAAATT
The sequence above is drawn from the Clostridium formicaceticum genome and encodes:
- a CDS encoding 4Fe-4S dicluster domain-containing protein; translation: MKRIKIDKELCMSCLNCVIGCMAEHNKKGKNIYALDLEDLSNESKNHIALDKNKCPAPILCRHCEKPECVYTCMSGAMTKDKHTGFVAYNEEQCSSCFMCIMACPYGVLKADEVEKTVIQKCDMCGDREIPRCVADCPTGCLSMEGGQ
- a CDS encoding NAD(P)/FAD-dependent oxidoreductase, encoding MKYLILGASAAGVNAGKTIRELDPSGEITIVSKDEHIYSRCMLHHIIGEKRNMQGINFTEKEFWESYNILWKKGLSAKKLNVEEKAVLLDNGEYLSYDKLLIATGASSFIPPVKNLREGKRIYGLRNIEDALTVKKEAKNVKNVLVLGGGLVGIDAVVGLMEQDVKVSLLEMADKILPLQLDQYTSSKYEEAFKARGIEIYTGRSLKEVLLDEEGKVKAIKLDNETLVKCEMIIVATGVRANMDFIEESTIKVDGGIVANNRCETNIKDIYAAGDVCGKNPIWPLAVKQGIVAAHNMVGEIVEMDDFFGLRNSMNFLGIPTVSLGIADAPDESYKVLIEKDKESYKKVIYKDGIIYGAILQGDIGYAGVLTHLIKNKIDLSQINKDIFEINYADFFSLKENGEYQYAI
- a CDS encoding SH3 domain-containing protein, which codes for MSLNIYQFKVVNYLKVPKIRVKLLATSVVMFMMLLTSFASGQANEATIIANQGILRRTANFEGDVVETLALGTQVLLQEKSGDWYRVQLTNGITEGWMYKDLIAVNGEKGSSLKKGITTASTLNVRGTPSLQGSVVTQLSSGSEVTILSQEEEWYQVQLSQGPKGFVHSDFIEVVPNFPQAQVLENNSKVRTTANLQAETIVTLNKADIIFIKGYQDGWYNVVTKDFIEGWISNEVVELQVNVVRPVNRSGTRSNGLSNIKTVAEKYIGTPYRYATAGPNSFDCSGFVFYILNTYYKDYLNERGIDLPRSSRDQANVGASVNKSQLQTGDLVFFNNGTTSTINHVGIYIGNNQFIHASSGRSMGVIISSLDEANYKRRYAKATRL
- a CDS encoding lytic transglycosylase domain-containing protein, with amino-acid sequence MIKNFVNDIFSQKMHEIQNRIPVHLNFSMNTNTTNTSFSKMFRNEVANLQTQYLPKDFDQYIDAAAEKYNLSSALIKSVIKAESNFNPKALSRAGAQGLMQLMPATAKELQVTDVWNPQQNIEGGAKYLRQLLDQYDGNLSLSLAAYNAGPGNVNRYGGIPPFAETQNYVKSILNSLKTHDSSSSSNV
- a CDS encoding SPOR domain-containing protein — encoded protein: MRKRRLKIRRNKRSFNYFWVITFLIIIPVTAVLIGSRITERIVVPVLYSDSPLEEGILSDIINNSDDNDETEVVDEVETNAETITPLEEVEDTELLPLSIYMIQIASVSDTSNIEELVEELNEKKLSHIVYKIDNAYKVYTLGLTDRGYVEEQLPSIRAFYPDAYISELHLPAKKITYSKDEEETGKNIVKDLNSLIVIIDKQAKEWYNFIKGEGELNQYSKLLTEHQVLMTQLSERLDTDVWPEGLPEKKAIEKMVLHQEGNIKKTTELLEDKENLYRVHSLFLDSLFRTLETIK
- a CDS encoding DRTGG domain-containing protein; this encodes MTLKEVQLLLDAEILWGEKFLNREIKTAFACDLMSDVLAFVDDKTLLLTGLVNSHTIRTAEMMDIAAIVFVRGKSPEEEIIKLAEENEIVIMSTKYIMYVSSGILYSKGLKGANIIHK
- a CDS encoding ATP-binding protein, coding for MRTIKLCYAVEKDDFTKAGQASSNIKKVLRQLGIEPKTLRRIAIATYEAEMNIIIHSEGGVIEVDICPEKVEIIAEDRGPGIENIELAMKAGYSTASHRVRELGFGAGMGLPNIKRCSDEFTIKSSLGEYTKLQIVIYNRLKSH